The stretch of DNA AGAAAAATCATCCATTCGTGTGTCGAAAAATCATCCGCATTccttcaataaataaaattaaaaaaccgaaaaatccTAAACGATtgaatgttgaaattgaaaatattgacAAGATCAACTTTAttgcaaacaaatttaaacagGGGATTCTGGAGATGCTGacttatttcaatcaaatctCCAGCTGAAAACTGTATGACtgatttaaaatacaaaatgcaataattcttgaaaaaacaaacagattggcaaaaaaagggggaatgaACGTAAGGTATTTTGATACCACGGATGCGAACAACTTATTTGTCAAGGCGGTCTTCAGTGTAGAGTTCGGCAAGAAGTGAGCTAATGGTCAAGccgattttatttctcttggcTTTTCCATATTCAAGGGAAGCGAGGAGAGTGCTGGCAGAAGATCCGGCAGCCTTGAGCGCTTCCATCAGTACATAAGGCGATGGATATATTTTGATTATGGCTTCAGCTTTGTCTGCCGATAATGCGTGAAGCTGCATTAGCTGCTTGGCAAACATCTGGGTCACTGACAAAGGCTAAAATTGGAATCCCAAGTATTAGCGCGGCTCAGTGTCAGTGTCAGGTGCTTCTAGCAGAAAACGAAATATTTACCTTTGATTTGGTGGAATTTGTATACACTTCTTTGAAAGTGACTAAACTTGTCTGCCAATCATGTCCAACTTTTTCTTGACAACCTCTGCTTGTCACAGTCTTACCctgggaaacaaaaatttattttgtaagacTACATATGTTCTAAATCTCAATTCAATTTGCTTACGCGGTAGAGTTCCGTTAATTGCTTCGTCATTTGGACGAGGAAACCAACAGACTCATCAGATTTTTGTGTCCAATGTATTTGAAATTTCTCGATGATCAAAGTGTTGGCGATGGCTTGCAGCACACTAGCCTCCGGCATGCCAAGATTTTGTCGATTACCGAATTCTTCAATCAAATATATGGGACGAACTAATCCACTGTGTTTCAATCGGaactaaacattttaaaaaaatggtcaactgcaaaaaaaagtgtcatttattcatttttagttttatttaccttttgtTCTTTGAATCGACCGTCTTTGATACTCGAAACTAAGTCATCCATTCGCTTACGTTCAACGACATATGGAAGCACCAGTTCACGATCAGACCTAGTTCCTGAACTGGCTTTCGGCTTGCAGATCCACAAGTAATCACCAATCGAAAGTTTGCGTACATCGTAAAGTACTCCACAATTCTGAAAGGATTTGGCTGCTgattctttttgattatttccagAACCGCTACTTCTGCAATGGCCAATATCATCATCAACTTCagttatatttaaaaatgtagatTAATGTTTTTATACCCAGAGACTTCTGCAGTGTCGACGCATAAGACTATGTCATATTCGCCAGCTCTTAGTGTTATCTTGTCACGAACATGTACGTAGGGTTCGGGTACCGGatcttcaacaacaacttccTCTTCGGGAGCAGAAGGTTCAATAACAGGCTTCGCGGGAGCACTTATTCGTCCATTTGAGTTCAACAATAGATTATGTTGGGGATACATGTCGAATTCGTCAtcgtctaaaaaaattatgtccTTTGGTTGAAGGAGTCCACTCGTTGAAGGTAATTCAATGTTTCGTAACGTCGTTGTTTGTTCAGTCGATTGATGGATTGCTTTTGCAGCTTTTCTAAATGTAGGAACTTTTTCCACGTCCTTAGAAGCAGCTTTTGGCAAGGGGGGCGCTAGTTTTACAGGTGATTCATTTGCACCATAGTTAGAGTCAAAGGCTGACGAAGAGATTGAAGAGCTTTGTAGTTCAAATTCGGCTTTGTCCAACCGACGAGCTAAATTTCTGCCACTGTCTGTCAGATGATATTTTGCAGGATTTCCTGTTTTACCCACCAGATGTTTGTTGATCAAAGTTGACATTGATGACCAAGCATTATAATACTGAGCATTTAGTATATCAGTTTGGGAGAATGAAACATCAGCATAAGGTTGAGCTAAATCTTGTAGATCCTTCTTTTTCAGGTAACCATCTGTAGCATGCTTGTAAAGTGCCATAAGTAAAGCATATGCCCCTGATCGTCTAGTGGGAATGTATTCTTTTGATGCATTCTTAGACTGTTTTCTAGGACGGTCATCCTCATCTGAGCCATCTGATTCTGAACAATTTCCGAGGGTacctaaaaggaaaaaaattacctcaaataatcattttataaaaaccagttttaaagaaataacctCCACTGGCAATGTGCTCTGTGAGTTTCTTGTCAATTATTTTGCACAACCCCTCACCAAAATGCTGAAGCACTTTGCATTCTTTGGCACTTTCAAGTACTAATGGATATTTCTGCAATGATTTCAATGCCTGCAAGTAACACATAAAGTTGAAAGTGACTGACTGCAAAATtgcagatttttttaaaattttaccttgCCATAAACATACTGCAGTCTCGACTCTTTTCTAACAGCATCCTCCTTCAATTCAATTAGCCATTTCTCGAAAAGTGGATTCGGACAAGATTTTGGTTTGCGAGTCActcgaattctttttttcgctcgAGACGTCGCAGCCATTTTCCACtgtttacaattttgaaaacgtCAGGTTAACAGATTGCCCAAATGACTACTACTTTTTGTTATAGTTGCTCTACAACGACTTTATATcgttttatttcgttatttacttatttttaaaaaactcgtTCAAGTTTTTCACAAATTAATATCTTAATATGTCTTTCACAAATTACcccttttttaataataagttGGCATTATAAAATCAGAATAAAATGCTGAAATTGCCAAATTGGGAGCGATTCAGAACTCGTTTTTATGGacataaaatgataaaaacctGCGGCTAATCGATAACGTGTTTCGCTCTGACGCGGAATGACGTCGTTTACCCATTATTACGTCTCGTTTCACATCgaaaagatttattttatgACGCAATTCAATACGTTTATATTAAGGTTTCTGTTTTCGTCCGTTTCAAATGCAACCGCGCATACATCAAGATTATTTACTAAAACTTAGCACTATATAGTCACTCTTGCATGAATACCGGTACCGAAGTTGCACGAAGCAGAGAGGCAGACGTAATACGTTCTCtgggaaaaatgaatttcagttTGAATGCATCAGGCTAAGGGCAATTAATCACTTTATTAGGCGCTGTTTTGTTCTAgtccaaaaataaatacattttgataaattacCAGTAAAAATGACACGTTGTACATAAAAATATAGacagaattcaatttaaagataaaaaatttccagcaAAAGAATTACTAAACTTCCCGAAATCCCTATAATTTGGATGACAATTAAGCAACGAGGTATCTGAAAATCTTCATTTTGATCGGCGACGACGGCTTTCAAGAAGATTACGGTTATTGTTCTGCCAGTCACGTCCTAAATACACGAGAATTCAATTAGTGAACGAGAATTTCACTGAATGCGTGAATAGGTGCGAATATAATGCTGTCGCTTACTTCCAATTGCTGCCACAATAGCGTTTTCCACAATCATTACGCCTTCTGAAGTAGACATGAATTTCTTGACAGCTTCGTACAGTACCGCGCTTCCCTCCTCTGTAGCGAAAAAGGCTGCCATACATTTGGTCTCTGGAGATTCTACAATTTGGGAAGTGGACTTTCCTTCCGTCGACAAATTCATGGCAATAGCgttctccatttttttgttgcaacTAATGACTCGGATGACAGCAGTCTGAATTGGCAAGCAACACGAAcgacataataaaaaaaacaaacgaaggATTAGTGGATTACACATAATGTAGACAATGAGCAAATAAATCTACCTGTAAAGACGTCCTTGAAGGGAATGATTTATTCAGAGCGAACAAACGGATAAGTAGACAATGTCTGGGTGGGATTGTTGCCATGTCAATCATTGGACTATCATCACGTTTCTAAAAACTAACAGTAACAGTACACATGCGCTgtaacaatttcaaatattttttttacctcattattttattcatttttaagaaACTTCAGTCCTTccattactttaaaaaatcattcaaacaCTTTATTTTAGTAGGAACGGTTGATGACAACTCTGCAGATTAACGAAATGTATTTTCGCGCGAAGTCATCTTTATTAAAGAAACGTTGCATAACGGCATAACGTTATATAACGTGTCCGTGAAGAATTCGAATTATAATTCAgttcttcttttgattaaattaGTAAATTATGTTGGCAAAATCGAAGGCCGTGACAGCGCAAGTTTAGgaaatcaattggaaaaatgtattaaaaatgTGTCTAGTCACCGATCCGAACAATCGAACAATAGTTTTCTTGCATCAAGAGTGAGAAGTGGTTAACTGTAGTACACGTCATGGGACTCGATCTATTTTccaatttacaaaaatcttCACTTCAAGTTAATGGACCTCTTCTTAAGTTAAAATTTACCTACTTCTTTGTTTACGCAAGTACGTTAAAGAGatcgaataaatttgaaaaattgttaactTTATCCATTTTGACTCATCATTATAGTATGGTTTATCGCATTTCCGTACGTCTCGCTTATTTCCACACAAATTATCGACTACACGCAACTAGCAATTATATATGGTTGCGTACCAGCTACGTCAATACTTGGACCTGTCATCACAGGTTCTTATACTTTTTATCTCATTACGATTATCGAATTTTTACATCTGAACATTAATTGACTGGACAGGGTTTGTGGCAGACAAAATAGGCAAttataaaatgattttgacaGCCACTCTACTCTTGAATGCAGTAATGTACCTGTCCGTGCTATGGCTTGGATCCGATCACCTAAGCTATAACGCTGGTGGATTCAATCAAACCAACAGTTCCGCTAATAACTCGGACCTGGTGTCGACCAGCAGTTCCGTTCCCCAAAGTACTTACACTTTCCCTTTATTGCTAGTCGTTCGCTTAGTGGCGTTCTACACGTTCGATACAACCAACTTCCTCTTGGACAGCTGTTCTTCGACAATGTGTAAAAAATACGGCGGCGATTTTGGGCGACAAAAAATGTTCTCCATGGCAAGCATGATTATCTTCCCTGTAATTGTGGGAGTTTTGATTGACAAAATATCTGCCTATAGAGGTAAATCGCCAAGTCGTAATATGGAACTATATAATCCACCCATCTAACTTGTTCTTTCTCAGGTTTTAACGACTATTCGATGGCATTCTACATTAGCACGGCAATAACATTGGGTGTCACCGTactaattttcaatttagacGTCCAAGTCGAGAAAAATAAGCATTCTTTTGTTCAAACTGCAAAGGAAATAATCAGAATGATCGATGTGGACGCGTTCTTCTTAGTTCAAGTCGTTGTCGGGATCTGCTCGGGATGGCACAGAAGCTTCTTTCCAGTCTACGTCAACTTGGAGATCGAGGattccaaaattattttcggtATGAATCTTGTTTTATTGTGAATTGGGCCGAGTTCTCTATAAGCGCCACAGGGATTTAATCGATTTTTCACACGAACTTCAGGAGCTGCTGCGAGTATTAGTGGAATAGGTTCAATAATCGTGTATTGGACTGCCAAAAAAATCGTTGAGAAATTTGGCGCACCCACGACGGTTGCCGTGTCGCTAATACTCACGTGCTTACGTTTCAGTgcctattatttttttaagtaagcTGTTATACTAAAGTGCgtatcaatttctttttagaaatcGTATCCAATGACGCCTAAGTTTCTTTCAGGAATCCTTGGGTTATTTTGATTAACGAATCACTCGAGGGAACTAGCGGATTCTTATCCGTTGTTGCGGGGAATTATTTCTGTGGAGTCGCTGCGCCACCAGGAATGGTCGCCTCGGTACTTTATTGCCAGAATAATAATGACAACTTTTCGTGTGTGGGTTGCGTTTCATCTAATCTTACgctccatttttcatttcttttttagctcaaCGGACtactctctgctgctgtcttCGGAGCTGGTTGTGACAACTCAAATGCCAACTAATATGCTTTGCCAGTCAACATGTATAGTTCaattaaagttcttttttttttccttttttaggaAGAGGAATGGGCTTAACTTTGGGGAGTGTGTTGACGGCGGAATACGGAATACGTTTCACGTATTTAGTCTTCGGTATCTTTGCTGGAGTAACTTCTTTATCTTACATAATTGTCTACCATTTGTTCTTGAAGAAAATAGAACAAGCAAGACTTCTGGCAGCTAATCAAAGTTTGACATTCATCACAGTTTTGTCTGTATCAAATTGAAACATGTTCTTCTATtgtttccctatatttcagagccAAATGAGACGGCCGTCGAGAACACAGCAAGTGTTGCGTGCGCAAAGGATAGTGCTGGGAATCTATCTAATTAATTGCCGAAGCATTGTGTCACCTAGCGCTATTACGAAGTTTGGGATGCAACTTTCATCCGCATAGATACAGTCATATAGATGCATCGTTCTATGAGAATGCTTACAAGTCATAGTCAATGTCTTTGTGATGGCAAAGTTATTCAAACCCAGTAAAAGCTTCCACTCGCCCGCGTATTGTTTATGCTAATGCGCTAGTGAACAGTTGGTAAATAATACGTATTCATTAATGTGTAATATCACCCATTTTCTCTATGAGTGTCCCACCCCCAAAATAAAAGGTTCCCCTGAATCCCCCAAGTATTATTCAGCAAGGAATCAATGATTCGACGGAAATTCTAAATGCGGACTTCATACCCGCGGTAATATTATATCTCTGTTGTTGTGTTGCAATCGGTTTTGACGTGAGTTCGCATCAATCGCACGCTATTCCCATGAGCGCACCAGCTGAAAACGAGTCAATAAAACGATTTTACTCGTGAAGTGTACCTCAGGAAAGTTGGTCGAACAGTCATAGCGCAGGTCGATATTAACAAATTTTAGCCAATAACATGGAAACCGTTTTTTGTCGAATCAAATCAGCCATTTTCCCTATAAACCCTGAATtgctaaaattgaaaatcagctaCTTTCTCGTTTACgcatgtaagttttttttttaaattaggaaATATTGATCTTGTGCGAATGTTATTCACTTATCTTTTGTTCACTGAGAAGGCTTATACTCGTCAATGCCTTATATCTCCATCATCGTTACCCATATAATCAATTACCAACAGCTATCCATTATCTTCATGTGTGCCACGGCTATTTCCACACTGGGACCTATCGTTACAGGTTTATTCAGCATCGAAGCTCAGCTTAAATAAATTTGCCTCGAGtattaacaaatatttcacgaaacgGAACAGGATTCGTGGCCGATAAATTGGGAATTTACAAGGCGATTATAATTGGTGCTGGATTCTTGACGGGGTTCATTCACTTGCCGCTCCTTTGGCTCGAGTCGGCTCACAAAATTCACGTGGCCGAACTTAACGAGACCATTCAGTTGGCTAGCGGCCCAGCACTGACGTCCGTCGTTAGctccaccgccgccgctgtGCCAAGTGAATACATTTTCCCAATCTTGCTGTTAATT from Daphnia pulex isolate KAP4 chromosome 4, ASM2113471v1 encodes:
- the LOC124192095 gene encoding crossover junction endonuclease MUS81-like, with amino-acid sequence MATIPPRHCLLIRLFALNKSFPSRTSLQTAVIRVISCNKKMENAIAMNLSTEGKSTSQIVESPETKCMAAFFATEEGSAVLYEAVKKFMSTSEGVMIVENAIVAAIGKNWKMAATSRAKKRIRVTRKPKSCPNPLFEKWLIELKEDAVRKESRLQYVYGKALKSLQKYPLVLESAKECKVLQHFGEGLCKIIDKKLTEHIASGGTLGNCSESDGSDEDDRPRKQSKNASKEYIPTRRSGAYALLMALYKHATDGYLKKKDLQDLAQPYADVSFSQTDILNAQYYNAWSSMSTLINKHLVGKTGNPAKYHLTDSGRNLARRLDKAEFELQSSSISSSAFDSNYGANESPVKLAPPLPKAASKDVEKVPTFRKAAKAIHQSTEQTTTLRNIELPSTSGLLQPKDIIFLDDDEFDMYPQHNLLLNSNGRISAPAKPVIEPSAPEEEVVVEDPVPEPYVHVRDKITLRAGEYDIVLCVDTAEVSGSSGSGNNQKESAAKSFQNCGVLYDVRKLSIGDYLWICKPKASSGTRSDRELVLPYVVERKRMDDLVSSIKDGRFKEQKFRLKHSGLVRPIYLIEEFGNRQNLGMPEASVLQAIANTLIIEKFQIHWTQKSDESVGFLVQMTKQLTELYRGKTVTSRGCQEKVGHDWQTSLVTFKEVYTNSTKSKPLSVTQMFAKQLMQLHALSADKAEAIIKIYPSPYVLMEALKAAGSSASTLLASLEYGKAKRNKIGLTISSLLAELYTEDRLDK
- the LOC124191923 gene encoding uncharacterized protein LOC124191923; this encodes MGLDLFSNLQKSSLQVNGPLLKLKFTYFFVYAIWFIAFPYVSLISTQIIDYTQLAIIYGCVPATSILGPVITGFVADKIGNYKMILTATLLLNAVMYLSVLWLGSDHLSYNAGGFNQTNSSANNSDLVSTSSSVPQSTYTFPLLLVVRLVAFYTFDTTNFLLDSCSSTMCKKYGGDFGRQKMFSMASMIIFPVIVGVLIDKISAYRGFNDYSMAFYISTAITLGVTVLIFNLDVQVEKNKHSFVQTAKEIIRMIDVDAFFLVQVVVGICSGWHRSFFPVYVNLEIEDSKIIFGAAASISGIGSIIVYWTAKKIVEKFGAPTTVAVSLILTCLRFSAYYFFKNPWVILINESLEGTSGFLSVVAGNYFCGVAAPPGMVASLNGLLSAAVFGAGRGMGLTLGSVLTAEYGIRFTYLVFGIFAGVTSLSYIIVYHLFLKKIEQARLLAANQKPNETAVENTASVACAKDSAGNLSN